In Kitasatospora sp. NA04385, a single genomic region encodes these proteins:
- a CDS encoding CdaR family transcriptional regulator, whose translation MGTRLPAAPVDSAARLAGHLLDRLAGLTEETVRRIRDTMAVYRSAGPLPAGDLAESVRSNIEFTLRRLAHEDGLCLEAPRRTGRLRAEQGVPLATVQSAFRIGFAHLWETMAAESLRHGLATEAELVQMATDVWRFNEESTTAMMNSFSETAALLMVRRDQERSALVDVVLRGGMGNPGSVLEAADMLTLPYDGTFAVVVAHAPGLARQALPDIEPTLREHDMGSAWRLTPDAHIGIVSMRAAAAIDLLVDTLRSQTVRRAGVSPCYTRLDQTPQALHLAQVALASSARPDETVTLFDANPLPMLVASAPSTASRIGNQVLGPVMELPDGQREQLLTTLSTWFAVDGSADKAAKLLYCHPNTIRYRLRRIEQLSGRSFERRLDSAELYIALQAVLHLPGVVRDPLE comes from the coding sequence ATGGGCACCCGACTCCCCGCGGCGCCGGTCGACTCCGCCGCGCGCCTGGCCGGCCACCTGCTGGACCGGCTCGCCGGGCTCACCGAGGAGACGGTCCGCCGGATCCGCGACACCATGGCCGTCTACCGCAGCGCCGGACCGCTGCCCGCCGGGGACCTCGCCGAATCCGTCCGCAGCAACATCGAGTTCACCCTGCGCCGGCTCGCCCACGAGGACGGCCTCTGCCTGGAGGCCCCCCGCCGCACCGGACGGCTGCGCGCCGAACAGGGCGTCCCGCTCGCCACCGTGCAGTCCGCGTTCCGGATCGGCTTCGCCCACCTGTGGGAGACCATGGCCGCCGAGTCCCTGCGCCACGGCCTGGCCACCGAGGCGGAGTTGGTGCAGATGGCCACCGACGTCTGGCGGTTCAACGAGGAGTCGACCACCGCCATGATGAACTCCTTCAGCGAGACCGCCGCCCTGCTGATGGTCCGCCGCGACCAGGAGCGCTCCGCCCTGGTCGACGTGGTGCTGCGCGGCGGCATGGGCAACCCCGGCTCCGTCCTGGAGGCCGCCGACATGCTCACCCTCCCGTACGACGGCACCTTCGCCGTCGTCGTCGCGCACGCCCCCGGCCTCGCCCGGCAGGCCCTGCCGGACATCGAACCCACCCTGCGCGAGCACGACATGGGCTCCGCCTGGCGGCTCACCCCCGACGCCCACATCGGCATCGTCTCGATGCGGGCCGCCGCCGCGATCGACCTGCTGGTCGACACCCTGCGCAGCCAGACCGTCCGCCGGGCCGGCGTCAGCCCCTGCTACACCCGCCTCGACCAGACCCCGCAGGCCCTGCACCTCGCCCAGGTCGCCCTGGCCAGCTCCGCCCGCCCCGACGAGACGGTCACCCTGTTCGACGCCAACCCGCTACCGATGCTGGTGGCCTCCGCCCCCTCCACCGCCTCCCGGATCGGCAACCAGGTGCTCGGCCCCGTCATGGAACTCCCCGACGGCCAGCGCGAACAGCTGCTCACCACGCTGTCCACCTGGTTCGCCGTCGACGGCTCCGCCGACAAGGCCGCCAAACTGCTGTACTGCCACCCCAACACCATCCGCTACCGGCTGCGCCGGATCGAGCAGCTCTCCGGCCGCTCCTTCGAACGGCGCCTGGACTCCGCCGAGTTGTACATCGCCCTGCAGGCGGTACTGCACCTGCCCGGGGTGGTCCGCGACCCGCTGGAGTGA
- a CDS encoding SsgA family sporulation/cell division regulator has translation MESPAELRLDLVMDLLLSPEEAFPVPARLAYSPDDPYAVHVAFHVDSTLPIGWFFARDLLVQGLLRPTGLGDVRVWPAVVDGRRTVTLMLCSPEGDAFLQAPAARVAAWVRQTLRLVPPGGEAERARVDLALEALFAASGAAGAAGTAGAADPEFRPTPGDL, from the coding sequence ATGGAGAGCCCCGCCGAGCTGCGCCTGGACCTGGTGATGGATCTGCTGCTGTCGCCGGAGGAGGCCTTCCCGGTCCCGGCGCGGCTGGCCTACTCCCCCGACGACCCGTACGCGGTGCACGTCGCCTTCCACGTCGACTCGACGCTGCCGATCGGCTGGTTCTTCGCCCGGGACCTGCTGGTGCAGGGGCTGCTGCGGCCGACCGGGCTGGGGGACGTGCGGGTCTGGCCGGCGGTGGTGGACGGGCGGCGGACGGTGACGCTGATGCTCTGCTCGCCGGAGGGCGACGCCTTCCTCCAGGCCCCGGCGGCCCGGGTGGCGGCCTGGGTGCGGCAGACCCTGCGGCTGGTGCCGCCCGGCGGGGAGGCCGAGCGGGCCCGGGTGGACCTGGCGCTGGAGGCGCTGTTCGCGGCGTCCGGAGCGGCCGGGGCCGCTGGAACGGCCGGGGCGGCCGATCCGGAGTTCCGCCCCACTCCGGGCGACCTGTGA